In Halobaculum limi, one DNA window encodes the following:
- a CDS encoding 3-hydroxyacyl-CoA dehydrogenase/enoyl-CoA hydratase family protein, translated as MDVDDVETVAVLGAGNMGHGIAEVAALAGFEVQLRDINEEFVQNGYDQIEWSLGKLAEKDQISEADADAALERVSAVVPVEDAVADADLIIEAVPEKMDIKKDVYADVEAHAPDHAVFASNTSSLSITELSEVTDREERFCGMHFFNPPVRMQLVEVISGAHTDDATLDLVEDVAERMGKTPVRVRKDSPGFIVNRVLVPLMNEAAWLVHEGEATVEEVDSTTKYDLGLPMGSFELADQVGIDVGVHVLEYMHEVLGDAYEPCPLLTEKVENENLGKKTGKGFYDYESGAGADVPSDATSESVKNALLAVMANEVAGLIGNDVADAADIDQAVKLGAGFPDGPAKMADGVGLDVLLDTLDERHEETGAERYEAVDYLRDLVEEGSGFRDSGDDEDDSVEFETIRIERDGRVGHVVLDRPHRMNTISGEMLDELAVAIDELEADDEIRAVLVTGEGERAFSAGADVQSMAAGGGDPLHSVELSRNGQSTFGRFEESDMPVVAGIDGYCLGGGMEFATCADMRVASERSELGQPEHNLGLLPGWGGTQRLRHIVGEGRAKEIIFTADRYSAEEMADYGFINEVVANEDLKEHAMDLAKDLAAGPPVAQRYTKRAMLAGRDDTDAGLEIEAQAFGQLMNTDDLMEGVMAFMSDEEPEFEGK; from the coding sequence ATGGACGTTGATGACGTAGAAACGGTCGCGGTACTCGGCGCTGGAAACATGGGGCACGGCATCGCGGAGGTGGCCGCGCTGGCCGGCTTCGAGGTGCAGTTGCGTGACATCAACGAGGAGTTCGTCCAGAACGGCTACGACCAGATCGAGTGGTCGCTGGGCAAACTCGCCGAGAAAGACCAGATCTCGGAGGCGGACGCCGACGCCGCCCTCGAACGTGTTTCGGCGGTCGTCCCCGTCGAGGACGCCGTCGCCGACGCCGACCTCATCATCGAGGCGGTGCCCGAAAAGATGGACATCAAGAAGGACGTCTACGCCGACGTGGAGGCGCACGCACCTGACCACGCGGTGTTCGCGTCAAACACCTCCAGCCTCTCGATCACGGAGCTGTCGGAGGTGACCGACCGCGAGGAGCGCTTCTGTGGTATGCACTTCTTCAACCCGCCGGTGCGGATGCAGTTGGTGGAGGTCATCTCGGGCGCACACACCGACGACGCAACGCTCGACCTCGTCGAGGACGTCGCCGAGCGGATGGGCAAGACGCCGGTTCGCGTCCGGAAGGACTCGCCAGGGTTCATCGTCAACCGCGTGCTCGTCCCCCTGATGAACGAGGCGGCGTGGCTCGTCCACGAGGGCGAAGCGACCGTCGAGGAGGTCGACTCCACCACGAAGTACGACCTAGGGCTCCCGATGGGGAGTTTCGAGTTGGCCGACCAGGTCGGCATCGACGTGGGCGTGCACGTCCTCGAGTACATGCACGAAGTGCTCGGTGACGCCTACGAACCGTGTCCCCTGCTCACCGAGAAGGTCGAGAACGAGAACCTCGGCAAGAAGACGGGCAAGGGGTTCTACGACTACGAGAGCGGCGCGGGCGCGGACGTGCCCTCCGACGCAACCTCGGAGTCGGTCAAAAACGCGCTGCTCGCCGTGATGGCGAACGAAGTCGCCGGCCTCATCGGCAACGACGTCGCCGACGCGGCCGACATCGACCAAGCGGTGAAACTCGGCGCTGGCTTCCCTGACGGCCCCGCGAAGATGGCCGACGGCGTCGGTCTCGACGTCCTCCTCGACACGCTCGACGAGCGTCACGAGGAGACGGGCGCGGAGCGCTACGAGGCGGTCGACTACCTCCGCGACCTCGTCGAGGAGGGCAGCGGCTTCCGCGACAGCGGCGACGACGAAGACGACAGCGTCGAGTTCGAGACCATCCGGATCGAACGCGACGGTCGCGTTGGGCACGTCGTCCTCGACCGTCCGCACCGGATGAACACCATCTCCGGCGAGATGCTGGACGAACTCGCGGTTGCCATCGACGAACTCGAAGCCGACGACGAGATTCGTGCGGTCCTCGTCACCGGCGAGGGCGAGCGTGCCTTCTCCGCTGGAGCAGACGTCCAGAGTATGGCTGCCGGCGGCGGCGACCCGCTCCACTCGGTCGAACTCTCGCGCAACGGCCAGTCGACGTTCGGGAGGTTCGAGGAATCCGATATGCCGGTCGTCGCCGGTATCGACGGCTACTGTCTCGGCGGCGGGATGGAGTTCGCCACCTGCGCCGATATGCGAGTCGCCTCCGAGCGCTCGGAACTCGGACAACCCGAACACAACCTCGGCCTCCTGCCGGGGTGGGGCGGCACGCAGCGCCTGCGCCACATCGTCGGCGAGGGGCGTGCGAAAGAGATCATCTTCACCGCCGACCGCTACTCCGCCGAGGAGATGGCCGACTACGGCTTCATCAACGAGGTCGTCGCCAACGAGGACCTGAAGGAACACGCGATGGACCTCGCGAAGGATCTGGCCGCCGGCCCGCCGGTCGCCCAGCGTTACACGAAGCGCGCGATGCTCGCCGGGCGCGACGACACCGACGCAGGACTCGAGATCGAGGCGCAGGCGTTCGGTCAACTGATGAACACTGACGACCTGATGGAGGGCGTGATGGCGTTCATGTCCGACGAGGAACCGGAGTTCGAAGGGAAGTAA
- a CDS encoding BolA family protein has product MTAADVEAAIEAGIEDCEATVTTPRAPDPDHEDAHFAAVVVSPAFDGKSLVQQHQMVYDAVGEAMTRDVHALEIKTYTPEEYEEHGQ; this is encoded by the coding sequence ATGACTGCCGCCGACGTCGAGGCCGCCATCGAGGCGGGCATCGAGGACTGCGAGGCGACCGTCACGACGCCGCGTGCGCCCGACCCGGACCACGAGGACGCCCACTTCGCCGCCGTCGTCGTCTCGCCAGCGTTCGATGGGAAGTCGCTCGTCCAGCAACACCAGATGGTGTACGACGCGGTGGGCGAGGCAATGACGCGCGACGTGCACGCCTTAGAGATCAAGACGTACACGCCCGAGGAGTACGAGGAACACGGCCAGTAA
- the dgoD gene encoding galactonate dehydratase: MTEIVDYELYAVPPRWLFLKLECADGSVGWGEPVVEGRASTVRGAVEELVEEYLVGEDPAPVADHWERLYRGGFYRGGPVLMSAIAGIDQALWDLKGKHLGAPVHELLGGPVRDRVRVYQWVGGDRPAGVAEAAEEKVDAGFTALKMNATPELERVESPATIEQAAERLRTVREAVGPDVDIGVDFHGRATKTAAKQLAAALEPYDPFFIEEPVLPEHNDALAAIAASTSTPIATGERMFHRTDFKEILEANAVDIIQPDLSHAGGITECHRIASMAGAYDVSVAPHCPLGPVALAACLQLDAVAPNALIQEQSLDIHYNETSDVLDYLADPSVFEYEDGFVPVPDGPGLGIEVDESVLAERDGHDDWHNPVWRRPDGSVTEW; this comes from the coding sequence ATGACCGAAATCGTCGACTACGAGTTGTACGCGGTGCCGCCACGGTGGCTCTTCCTCAAACTCGAGTGTGCCGACGGCTCTGTCGGTTGGGGCGAACCCGTCGTGGAGGGGCGCGCCAGCACAGTCCGCGGCGCCGTCGAGGAACTCGTCGAGGAGTACCTCGTCGGCGAGGACCCAGCGCCCGTCGCCGACCACTGGGAGCGCCTCTACCGAGGCGGCTTCTACCGCGGCGGGCCCGTCCTGATGTCGGCTATCGCCGGCATCGACCAGGCGTTGTGGGATCTGAAGGGCAAACACCTCGGAGCACCCGTCCACGAACTGCTCGGCGGCCCGGTGCGCGACCGGGTTCGCGTCTACCAGTGGGTCGGCGGTGACCGGCCCGCCGGCGTCGCGGAGGCAGCCGAGGAGAAGGTGGACGCAGGGTTCACCGCGCTGAAGATGAACGCGACGCCGGAACTGGAGCGGGTTGAGTCGCCGGCAACGATCGAACAGGCCGCCGAGCGCCTGCGGACGGTGCGGGAGGCGGTCGGCCCCGACGTCGACATCGGCGTCGACTTCCACGGTCGCGCGACGAAGACCGCAGCCAAGCAACTCGCGGCGGCACTGGAGCCGTACGACCCGTTCTTCATCGAGGAACCGGTGCTCCCCGAACACAACGACGCGCTCGCAGCCATCGCCGCGAGTACGTCCACGCCCATCGCGACTGGCGAACGGATGTTCCACCGCACCGACTTCAAGGAGATTCTGGAAGCGAACGCGGTCGACATCATCCAACCGGACCTGAGCCACGCGGGCGGCATCACCGAGTGCCATCGCATCGCATCGATGGCGGGCGCGTACGACGTGTCGGTCGCACCCCACTGTCCGCTCGGGCCGGTCGCGCTGGCCGCGTGTCTCCAACTCGATGCCGTCGCGCCGAACGCCCTCATCCAAGAGCAGAGCCTCGACATCCACTACAACGAGACGAGCGACGTCCTCGACTACCTCGCCGACCCCTCCGTGTTCGAGTACGAGGACGGCTTCGTCCCAGTTCCTGACGGCCCGGGACTCGGCATCGAGGTGGACGAGTCGGTGTTGGCAGAACGCGACGGTCACGACGACTGGCACAATCCCGTCTGGCGGCGGCCCGACGGGAGCGTCACCGAGTGGTGA
- a CDS encoding cupin domain-containing protein: MSSIGTPPERYDVDLGLLGATRRISSAENEAGISVVEHTLPPKALAAPLHRHHNEDEVSYVLTGEMTVLADDEVSTCPAGEFVVKGRDVWHTFWNAGDEELRFLEIIGSSDFDDFFGELAEQMDGRELNEETVPILMEVSARYDLEMNPESVPELCEKYGLRM, encoded by the coding sequence ATGAGTTCCATCGGCACGCCACCCGAGCGGTACGACGTCGACCTCGGCCTCCTCGGTGCGACCCGTCGCATCAGTTCCGCCGAGAACGAGGCTGGCATCTCCGTCGTCGAACACACACTGCCGCCGAAGGCGCTCGCGGCCCCACTACACCGCCACCACAACGAAGACGAGGTGTCGTACGTCCTCACCGGCGAGATGACCGTCCTCGCGGACGACGAGGTGTCGACGTGTCCCGCCGGCGAGTTCGTCGTGAAGGGCCGCGACGTCTGGCACACGTTCTGGAACGCCGGCGACGAGGAGTTGCGCTTCCTCGAGATCATCGGATCGAGCGACTTCGACGACTTCTTCGGCGAACTCGCAGAGCAGATGGACGGCCGCGAGTTGAACGAAGAGACCGTGCCGATCCTGATGGAGGTCTCGGCGCGGTACGACTTGGAGATGAATCCCGAGAGCGTCCCGGAACTGTGTGAGAAGTACGGCCTGCGGATGTAG
- a CDS encoding tautomerase family protein encodes MPHLRFDLSVPVGDDDRAAFAAWVAETYGDVMDTGTDHVGVVVTETDPHLGQADDDDPVAFVNADIRVGRTTDQRHNLARRLTSELGERFGIPEQTVYVVFTEHEGPDFVLGGDPLDSWDPDEATAPEQSE; translated from the coding sequence ATGCCACACCTCAGATTCGACCTCTCCGTTCCCGTTGGAGACGACGACCGTGCCGCGTTCGCCGCGTGGGTCGCCGAGACGTACGGCGACGTGATGGACACCGGAACCGACCACGTCGGCGTCGTCGTGACGGAGACGGACCCGCACCTCGGCCAGGCCGACGACGACGACCCGGTGGCGTTCGTGAACGCAGACATCCGCGTGGGACGGACGACCGACCAACGCCACAACCTCGCCCGACGGCTGACGAGCGAACTCGGCGAGCGATTCGGGATTCCCGAACAGACGGTGTACGTCGTGTTCACCGAACACGAGGGTCCAGACTTCGTCCTCGGGGGCGACCCACTCGACTCGTGGGACCCGGACGAAGCCACCGCGCCGGAGCAGTCGGAGTAG
- a CDS encoding lamin tail domain-containing protein translates to MTARPLAALACALLLVLAGCAASPGGAGSVADGGTQTAPPGSGGSGATEAAPEDGLRVTVVEVVDGDTVRIEYENGTTDTARLLGVDTPEIFGENSPGEFEGVPDTEAGRACLDEYAERASAYAKNRLTGEEVVIAFDANEPRRGYFDRLLVYIHHDGGSFNYALVDRGLARVYDSSFERGDAFYAAEERAMADNRGLWSCRDGTPAPAGEGETEPAPSATPTPSGGDVVVSQIHADAEGDDAENLNDEYVVIANRGDDAVDLSGWTLTDAAGFEYVFPEGTTLAADATITVHVGSGTDTDTDLYWGRSRPTLNNGEETVTLRDASGAVVAERSN, encoded by the coding sequence ATGACAGCACGTCCGCTCGCTGCGCTCGCGTGTGCGCTTCTGCTCGTCCTCGCGGGGTGTGCGGCGAGTCCCGGCGGTGCAGGCTCCGTCGCAGACGGCGGGACACAGACTGCACCGCCCGGGTCCGGTGGAAGCGGTGCGACCGAAGCAGCCCCGGAAGACGGCCTCCGCGTGACCGTCGTGGAAGTCGTCGACGGCGACACCGTCCGCATCGAGTACGAGAACGGGACGACCGACACCGCCCGATTACTCGGCGTCGACACGCCCGAGATATTCGGCGAGAACAGCCCCGGCGAGTTCGAGGGCGTCCCCGACACGGAGGCGGGTCGCGCGTGTCTCGACGAGTACGCCGAGCGAGCGAGCGCGTATGCGAAGAACCGCCTCACTGGCGAGGAAGTCGTCATCGCGTTCGACGCGAACGAACCACGGCGTGGCTACTTCGACCGCCTCCTCGTGTACATCCACCACGACGGCGGATCGTTCAACTACGCGCTCGTCGACCGCGGCCTCGCCCGCGTGTACGACTCCTCGTTCGAGCGTGGTGACGCCTTCTACGCCGCCGAAGAACGCGCGATGGCCGACAATCGCGGCCTCTGGTCGTGTCGCGACGGCACACCTGCCCCCGCTGGCGAGGGTGAGACCGAACCGGCACCGTCCGCGACGCCGACGCCCAGTGGTGGCGACGTCGTCGTCTCACAGATCCACGCCGACGCCGAGGGCGACGACGCCGAGAACCTCAACGACGAGTACGTCGTGATCGCGAACCGCGGCGACGACGCGGTCGACCTCTCGGGGTGGACGCTCACCGACGCCGCTGGCTTCGAGTACGTGTTCCCCGAGGGGACGACGCTCGCGGCCGACGCGACCATCACCGTCCACGTCGGCAGCGGAACCGACACCGACACCGACCTCTACTGGGGCCGGAGTCGCCCGACCCTCAACAACGGCGAGGAGACGGTGACGTTGCGAGACGCCAGCGGTGCGGTCGTCGCCGAACGGAGCAACTGA
- a CDS encoding dihydrofolate reductase, translating to MAGADEPADATSDDRVTVALIAAVAANGVIGADGGMPWHLPADLRHFKQTTTGHPVVMGRRTYDSIAADIGGPLPDRTNVVLSRSDPDVPEDVVVVDSVDAAVDAASEAAEQMGVQTMYVAGGGHVYEQFLPRADRLVLTELHDAHEGDTHFPEFERDEWVEVERDSHEAFDFVVYERRS from the coding sequence ATGGCGGGCGCCGACGAACCGGCGGACGCGACCTCCGACGACCGGGTCACCGTCGCGCTCATCGCGGCCGTCGCCGCCAACGGCGTCATCGGTGCCGACGGCGGAATGCCGTGGCACCTCCCCGCGGACCTGCGCCACTTCAAACAGACGACGACGGGTCACCCGGTCGTGATGGGCCGGCGTACCTACGACTCTATCGCCGCCGACATCGGCGGGCCGCTTCCCGACCGGACGAACGTCGTCCTCTCGCGGTCGGACCCGGACGTGCCGGAGGACGTGGTCGTCGTCGACTCCGTCGACGCCGCCGTCGACGCCGCGAGCGAAGCGGCCGAACAGATGGGCGTCCAGACGATGTACGTCGCCGGCGGCGGGCACGTGTACGAACAGTTCCTCCCGCGCGCAGACCGACTGGTGTTGACCGAACTCCACGACGCTCACGAGGGTGACACACATTTTCCTGAGTTCGAGCGCGATGAGTGGGTCGAGGTCGAGCGTGACTCTCACGAGGCGTTCGACTTCGTCGTGTACGAGCGTCGGTCCTAA
- a CDS encoding SDR family NAD(P)-dependent oxidoreductase — MTSLDTSAIDELEPRERYTGKVAVVTGSTRGIGAGVAKRLAAEGARVVVTGRSEDAGAETVAAIEDFGGEAVFVRADMRDPDDIAALFEATADEFGRLDVLVNNAGVETYTAADEAEMDDWNFVLETDFRSYWLCAKHAREEMEEGAIVNMSSNHAFATTPSIFPYNAVKAGINGMTRAMAVDFGPEVRVNTVNPGWVAIDRTTGDMDQERREELAGIHPTGRIGVPEDVASAVAFLASDEAGFITGASLTVDGGRGAVLQDDFLPDYRERREE; from the coding sequence ATGACGAGTCTCGACACCAGCGCCATCGACGAACTCGAACCGCGCGAACGCTACACGGGGAAGGTGGCCGTCGTCACCGGATCGACGCGTGGAATCGGTGCGGGCGTCGCGAAACGCCTCGCGGCCGAGGGCGCTCGCGTCGTCGTCACCGGGCGCAGCGAGGACGCCGGCGCGGAGACGGTCGCCGCCATCGAAGACTTCGGCGGCGAGGCCGTCTTCGTCCGCGCGGATATGCGCGACCCCGACGACATCGCCGCGTTGTTCGAGGCGACCGCCGACGAGTTCGGCCGTCTCGACGTCCTCGTGAACAACGCGGGCGTCGAGACGTACACCGCCGCAGACGAGGCCGAGATGGACGACTGGAACTTCGTCTTGGAGACGGATTTCCGCTCGTACTGGCTGTGTGCGAAACACGCCCGCGAGGAGATGGAGGAAGGCGCCATCGTCAATATGTCCAGCAACCACGCGTTCGCGACGACGCCGAGCATCTTCCCGTACAACGCGGTGAAGGCCGGAATCAACGGGATGACCCGCGCGATGGCCGTCGACTTCGGGCCGGAGGTTCGCGTGAACACGGTGAACCCCGGCTGGGTCGCTATCGACCGCACCACCGGCGATATGGATCAGGAGCGGCGCGAGGAACTCGCGGGCATCCACCCGACCGGACGCATCGGCGTCCCCGAAGACGTCGCAAGCGCGGTCGCGTTCCTCGCGAGCGACGAAGCCGGGTTCATCACCGGCGCAAGTCTCACCGTCGACGGCGGCCGCGGCGCCGTCCTGCAGGACGACTTCCTCCCGGACTACCGCGAACGCCGCGAGGAGTAG
- a CDS encoding MBL fold metallo-hydrolase, protein MIHNLAAGVQAFTSNAFLVSGPPRADSPAANDDGETGRRVLVDTGSNFDILPLIRERVDDLDAVVLTHTHHDHVGNVEAVCDAFGVETWGFDTEQPSVDNEIPDEGTVEMGLGTYEALHTPGHKDDHLCLYDGDAGVLFAGDLIFQNGGFGRTDLEEGDRQALIRSIDRVRERVGDDFREMHVGHGPSVLDAPFDHVELAGRAARMR, encoded by the coding sequence ATGATCCACAACCTCGCCGCCGGCGTCCAGGCGTTCACCAGCAACGCGTTCCTCGTCTCGGGACCGCCACGGGCGGACTCCCCGGCCGCGAACGACGACGGCGAGACCGGGCGGCGCGTCCTCGTCGACACTGGCTCGAACTTCGATATTCTCCCGCTGATCCGCGAACGCGTCGACGACCTCGACGCCGTCGTCCTCACCCACACGCACCACGACCACGTCGGCAACGTCGAGGCGGTGTGTGACGCCTTCGGCGTCGAGACGTGGGGATTCGACACGGAGCAGCCGTCGGTCGACAACGAGATTCCCGACGAGGGAACCGTCGAGATGGGCCTCGGCACGTACGAGGCGCTCCACACGCCCGGCCACAAGGACGACCACCTCTGCCTGTACGACGGCGACGCAGGCGTGCTGTTCGCGGGCGATCTGATCTTCCAGAACGGCGGCTTCGGGCGGACGGACTTAGAGGAGGGCGACCGCCAAGCGCTCATCCGGAGCATCGACCGGGTTCGTGAGCGTGTCGGCGACGACTTCCGCGAGATGCACGTCGGCCACGGCCCGAGCGTCCTCGACGCGCCGTTCGACCACGTCGAACTCGCGGGGCGGGCGGCACGGATGCGGTAG
- a CDS encoding MOSC domain-containing protein, producing the protein MTDDSLATTLDRVRVYPIKSLDGVDVDAATLADGGGLAPDREFALLDADGDYVNGKNERRIHRVRADIDLDARMVGLDAPRDDDAPAAATFHLDDDRTGIETWLTEFLDYDVSMVGERAGGYPDDTELTGPTVISLGTLRVVASWYDGVSVDSMRRRLRANVELATREPFAEDRLVGELGERVRFRVDDTDLLGVNPCQRCVVPSRDPDTGAETDGFRTRFVERRRETMPPWSGGGRFDHYFRLMVNTVVPESSVGGTLRVGDDVRLVGTESA; encoded by the coding sequence ATGACCGACGACTCACTCGCGACGACGCTGGACCGTGTCCGCGTATACCCAATCAAGTCGCTCGACGGCGTCGACGTCGACGCCGCGACGCTCGCCGACGGCGGCGGTCTCGCGCCCGACCGCGAGTTCGCCCTCCTTGACGCCGACGGCGACTACGTCAACGGGAAGAACGAGCGACGCATCCACCGCGTCCGCGCCGACATCGACCTCGATGCGCGCATGGTCGGCCTCGACGCGCCCCGCGACGACGACGCGCCAGCAGCGGCGACGTTCCACCTTGACGACGACCGCACAGGAATCGAGACGTGGCTCACCGAGTTCCTCGACTACGACGTGTCGATGGTCGGCGAACGCGCTGGTGGATACCCGGACGACACCGAACTCACGGGGCCGACGGTCATCTCGTTAGGAACGCTGCGCGTGGTCGCGTCGTGGTACGACGGGGTTTCGGTCGACTCGATGCGACGCCGCCTCCGCGCGAACGTCGAACTCGCGACCAGGGAACCGTTCGCTGAGGACCGCCTCGTCGGGGAACTGGGTGAACGCGTCCGCTTCCGTGTCGACGACACGGACCTCCTCGGCGTCAACCCCTGCCAGCGGTGTGTCGTCCCCTCGCGCGACCCCGACACCGGCGCGGAGACGGATGGCTTCCGGACGCGGTTCGTCGAGAGACGCCGCGAGACGATGCCGCCGTGGAGCGGCGGCGGGCGCTTCGACCACTACTTCCGACTGATGGTGAACACGGTCGTCCCCGAGTCGAGTGTGGGCGGCACGCTCCGCGTCGGCGACGACGTGCGACTCGTCGGGACGGAGTCGGCGTAG
- the psmA gene encoding archaeal proteasome endopeptidase complex subunit alpha, which yields MRGNDQQAYDRGTSLFSPDGRIYQVEYAREAVSRGAPSVGVRTSDGVVLAAQAQASSTLMESESIEKLHKLDDHVGTASAGHVADARQLIDYARRMAQGNRLRYQEPVGVETLTKYITDHIQENTQRGGTRPYGAALLIGGIENGQPRLFGADPSGTPHEWKATAIGGSRQQIQELLEEEWSKELTLDDGIGLALRALFHANDELTADDLSVATVSEEGYTSFTADEIADLVDGLDLPDADEDADEDAE from the coding sequence ATGAGGGGTAACGACCAGCAGGCGTACGACCGCGGAACGTCGCTGTTCTCGCCGGACGGGCGCATCTACCAGGTGGAGTACGCACGCGAGGCCGTCTCGCGCGGCGCACCCTCCGTCGGCGTCCGCACGAGCGACGGCGTCGTCCTCGCGGCGCAGGCGCAGGCATCCTCGACGCTGATGGAGTCGGAGTCCATCGAGAAACTCCACAAACTCGACGACCACGTCGGCACCGCCAGCGCCGGCCACGTCGCCGACGCCCGCCAACTGATCGACTACGCTCGCCGGATGGCGCAGGGCAACCGCCTGCGGTATCAGGAGCCTGTCGGCGTCGAGACCCTCACGAAGTACATCACCGACCACATCCAGGAGAACACCCAGCGTGGTGGCACCCGCCCGTACGGCGCCGCCCTCCTCATCGGCGGCATCGAGAACGGCCAACCGCGCCTGTTCGGTGCGGACCCGTCGGGGACGCCCCACGAGTGGAAGGCGACCGCCATCGGCGGCTCCCGGCAGCAGATTCAGGAACTGCTCGAAGAGGAGTGGAGCAAGGAACTCACCCTTGACGACGGCATCGGCCTCGCGCTTCGTGCGCTGTTCCACGCGAACGACGAACTCACCGCCGACGACCTCTCGGTCGCGACGGTCTCCGAGGAGGGGTACACGTCGTTCACCGCCGACGAGATCGCAGACCTCGTCGACGGCCTCGACCTGCCCGATGCGGACGAGGACGCGGACGAGGACGCCGAGTAA
- a CDS encoding class I SAM-dependent methyltransferase, translating to MNPDEVRDDWADREGEFSPRYYAEKGPDDTSETIRSAIDFYVGNEGRVLELGCGSGRHLEHLRRGGFDRLAGIDINDESFDVMDEYFPDLSATGEFYVGAIEDILPQFDDDAFDAVYTVETLQHVHPDDTWVFEEVVRVCSDLLVTVENEGNSAKRGREGAEVSYVNDEFPLYHRNWKAIFSDLGGVQVVKEPTKRDTIRAFKLG from the coding sequence ATGAACCCCGACGAGGTCCGCGACGACTGGGCCGACCGCGAGGGGGAGTTCTCCCCCCGCTACTACGCCGAGAAAGGTCCGGACGACACGAGCGAGACGATTCGCTCCGCCATCGATTTCTACGTCGGGAACGAGGGGCGCGTCCTCGAACTCGGCTGTGGGTCGGGCCGACATCTCGAACACCTGCGGCGTGGCGGCTTCGACCGTCTCGCGGGCATCGACATCAACGACGAGTCGTTCGACGTGATGGACGAGTACTTCCCCGACCTCTCGGCGACCGGCGAGTTCTACGTCGGCGCTATCGAAGACATCCTTCCCCAGTTCGACGACGACGCCTTCGACGCCGTCTACACTGTCGAGACACTCCAGCACGTCCACCCCGACGACACGTGGGTGTTCGAGGAGGTGGTCCGCGTCTGCTCGGATCTGCTCGTCACCGTCGAGAACGAGGGTAACAGCGCGAAGCGCGGCCGCGAGGGGGCGGAGGTGAGTTACGTCAACGACGAGTTCCCGCTGTATCACCGCAACTGGAAGGCTATCTTCTCCGATCTGGGCGGCGTGCAGGTGGTGAAAGAGCCGACGAAACGGGACACGATCCGGGCGTTCAAACTCGGCTGA
- the thyA gene encoding thymidylate synthase: protein MQQYLSTVEDALRDGTYKPNRTGVDTLSTFSAHYEADLADGFPLLTTKDLSGFRWRSLIHELLWYLSGEEHIRDLREKTGIWDAWADDEGRLDTAYGRFWRRYPIPEEGLEGETWPDDTQRWVNDDERTFDQLAYVLDTLRENPQSRRIVVNAWHPANATVSTLPPCHYTFVFNVQGDRLNLHLTQRSGDLALGIPFNIAAYSILLTAVAQRTGFEPGTFAHSVVDAHVYCGTGERGDWYGANREQFARRVADADSPADYRAAANWVESAAPAEADGDEKKDHVPGLLRQLARTPREKPELRVADKPLDELAFDDIELLNYDPAPGIEFAVAE, encoded by the coding sequence ATGCAGCAGTACCTCTCGACCGTCGAGGACGCGCTTCGGGACGGCACCTACAAGCCGAACCGAACGGGCGTGGACACGCTCTCGACGTTCTCAGCACACTACGAGGCCGACCTCGCGGACGGGTTCCCACTTTTGACGACGAAAGACCTCTCGGGATTTCGATGGCGGTCGCTCATCCACGAACTCCTGTGGTATCTCTCGGGCGAGGAGCACATCCGCGACCTCCGCGAGAAGACGGGTATCTGGGACGCGTGGGCCGACGACGAGGGGCGCCTCGACACCGCCTACGGCCGCTTCTGGCGACGCTACCCGATCCCAGAGGAAGGACTGGAGGGGGAGACGTGGCCCGACGACACCCAACGCTGGGTGAACGACGACGAGCGAACGTTCGACCAACTCGCGTACGTCCTCGACACCCTCCGCGAGAACCCCCAGTCGCGCCGCATCGTCGTGAACGCGTGGCACCCCGCGAACGCGACCGTCTCGACGCTCCCGCCGTGTCACTACACGTTCGTCTTCAACGTACAGGGCGACCGCCTCAACCTCCATCTCACCCAGCGCTCGGGCGATCTGGCGCTCGGGATTCCGTTCAACATCGCCGCCTACTCCATCCTCCTCACCGCCGTCGCGCAGCGAACCGGCTTCGAACCGGGGACGTTCGCCCACAGCGTCGTCGACGCACACGTCTACTGCGGCACCGGCGAGCGCGGTGACTGGTACGGCGCGAACCGCGAGCAGTTCGCACGGCGCGTCGCCGACGCGGACTCCCCCGCCGACTACCGCGCGGCCGCCAACTGGGTGGAGTCGGCCGCGCCCGCGGAAGCCGACGGTGACGAGAAGAAAGACCACGTCCCCGGCCTCCTCCGGCAACTCGCGCGGACACCCCGTGAGAAACCCGAGTTGCGGGTCGCCGACAAGCCCTTAGACGAACTCGCGTTCGACGACATCGAACTGCTGAACTACGACCCCGCGCCGGGCATCGAGTTCGCGGTCGCGGAGTGA